A portion of the Sphaerochaeta pleomorpha str. Grapes genome contains these proteins:
- a CDS encoding ABC transporter permease, whose translation MKYGKKQFGTKATQSICPLKKKLMTDIRRDTLLYVMLVPGIVYVLMFKYAPMFGVSIAFRDYSIFRGFSDAPFVGMANFQKLFSRSAFIRALRNNVLISVLKLILGFPFPIILSLMISEIYFSGAKKFVQTAVILPNFVSWIVINGILFAMFNTSSGAIPGLMRSLGYTGDITNIMNQKETFVWVIVFSHIWKGAGMGTIVYLASIAGIDRNLYEAASIDGAGRFRKMWHITLSSIRPTIVVLLIFRVGEMMYAGFDQIFAISNYLVVSNADIIDTFVYRLGLEQQKFSEAAAAGLFQSAIGLTLVLITNAIAKKIDADSGIM comes from the coding sequence ATGAAGTACGGAAAAAAGCAGTTCGGCACAAAAGCTACACAGTCTATATGTCCTTTGAAGAAAAAGCTTATGACAGATATAAGACGGGATACCTTGCTCTATGTGATGCTTGTACCTGGGATAGTGTATGTCTTGATGTTTAAATACGCCCCTATGTTTGGCGTTTCCATCGCTTTCAGAGACTATAGTATTTTTCGTGGTTTCTCAGATGCTCCTTTTGTGGGAATGGCAAACTTCCAGAAATTGTTTTCCCGTTCTGCATTCATCAGGGCCCTCCGTAACAATGTCCTTATCAGTGTCCTTAAGCTTATCCTGGGGTTCCCTTTCCCTATTATATTGTCGCTTATGATCAGTGAGATTTATTTCAGCGGGGCGAAGAAATTCGTACAGACTGCCGTAATCCTTCCCAATTTTGTTTCGTGGATTGTTATAAACGGCATACTTTTCGCAATGTTCAATACCTCAAGCGGGGCGATACCTGGATTGATGAGATCGTTGGGCTATACCGGCGATATCACGAATATCATGAATCAGAAGGAAACCTTTGTCTGGGTTATTGTCTTTTCGCATATCTGGAAAGGGGCAGGCATGGGTACTATTGTATATCTTGCTTCTATAGCAGGAATTGACAGGAACCTGTACGAGGCTGCCTCTATAGACGGTGCCGGCCGATTCAGAAAAATGTGGCATATTACCCTGTCTTCGATTCGTCCTACCATCGTTGTGCTGCTCATCTTCAGAGTTGGGGAAATGATGTACGCCGGTTTTGACCAGATTTTTGCCATATCGAATTATCTGGTTGTTTCCAATGCCGATATTATCGATACCTTTGTCTATAGGTTGGGCCTGGAGCAGCAGAAGTTTTCCGAGGCTGCGGCTGCAGGGTTGTTCCAGTCTGCCATTGGATTGACGCTGGTGCTTATAACCAATGCAATTGCAAAAAAAATAGATGCTGATAGCGGCATAATGTAA
- a CDS encoding class I mannose-6-phosphate isomerase produces the protein MSFMYNPFPYDDPNAINEIAVGKDISDTICFGLQDCSAMLAKRIQETLAEKRTCVLSLDGYTSAPFGVLALQVARLLLQENIAITNSETNNLYLEESELDARLSDNLPQDRTMDPPLLYGKLYANGYEGLMDTAKVTAKIQRILAFKDSGEGVYILSGNGALCDALVELSDIRCYLDLTQKRTVLNIKQAKTKNLGYTSPKPYKETLRHAYYVDFEVAAALRGKLIASRQLDYYLAADDINSIQLLPLASYIAICETLVRYPFRCRPVYLEGVWGGFYVKHLRNLPDTMKNCAWVFDLIPMEVSIVAKLQDKEIEFPFFGFVQTVGELLMGRTCCEKFDGYFPIRFNYDDTFHASGNMSIQCHPDSKYVKEHNNELGRQDESYYIVVAGQEAKTYCGFTETCDVEEFIDECKKSEKNGLPFDHDAYVHSEASKPGMQFLIPAGTIHASGRNQVILEIGSLTIGSYTYKMYDYVRKDLDGNPRPIHSIQGDAVLKRERKAAWVRKNLIQEPRIVRESPEGKEITVGEHDLLYFTLRNLCFSSRMTDDTKDRFHVLVLVEGEKVLIRSLENPDKFYVQNYMDMIVVPSSFGKYELINQGVGKIIIHKTMLRDGYEHIER, from the coding sequence ATGAGCTTTATGTATAACCCGTTTCCCTATGATGACCCAAACGCCATAAATGAAATTGCCGTAGGAAAAGATATATCGGACACCATATGCTTTGGCCTGCAAGATTGTTCCGCTATGCTTGCCAAACGCATACAAGAGACACTTGCAGAGAAAAGAACCTGTGTTTTATCGCTGGATGGTTATACCAGTGCACCCTTTGGAGTGCTGGCTCTCCAAGTCGCGCGATTGCTCCTACAGGAAAATATTGCCATCACCAATAGTGAAACAAACAATCTGTATTTGGAAGAATCGGAATTGGATGCCAGGCTTTCTGACAATTTGCCACAAGACAGGACGATGGATCCTCCGCTGCTGTACGGCAAACTCTATGCAAATGGGTACGAAGGGCTGATGGACACAGCCAAAGTCACAGCAAAAATCCAGAGGATACTTGCATTCAAGGATTCAGGAGAAGGAGTGTATATACTTTCGGGAAATGGCGCCCTCTGTGATGCATTGGTGGAACTATCCGATATTCGCTGTTACCTTGACCTGACCCAGAAAAGAACCGTATTGAACATCAAACAGGCAAAGACAAAGAATCTGGGATATACCAGTCCAAAACCTTATAAAGAGACACTTCGCCATGCTTACTATGTGGATTTTGAAGTTGCCGCCGCACTGAGGGGAAAACTCATTGCATCCCGCCAGCTGGATTACTATCTGGCAGCTGACGACATCAATTCCATCCAATTGTTGCCTCTTGCCAGTTATATTGCAATTTGCGAGACTCTGGTCAGGTATCCGTTTCGATGCAGACCCGTTTATCTGGAAGGGGTATGGGGTGGCTTTTATGTCAAACATCTTCGAAACCTCCCCGATACCATGAAAAATTGCGCATGGGTGTTTGACCTTATTCCCATGGAAGTGTCGATAGTGGCGAAACTGCAGGACAAAGAAATTGAATTCCCATTCTTCGGGTTTGTCCAGACCGTAGGCGAGCTTCTGATGGGAAGAACCTGCTGTGAAAAATTCGATGGATACTTCCCCATACGGTTTAATTACGATGATACGTTCCATGCGAGCGGAAATATGTCTATCCAGTGTCATCCAGACAGCAAGTATGTAAAAGAACATAACAATGAATTGGGAAGGCAGGACGAGAGTTACTACATTGTAGTTGCCGGGCAGGAAGCAAAAACCTATTGCGGATTTACCGAAACCTGCGATGTAGAAGAATTTATCGACGAATGTAAAAAATCAGAGAAAAACGGACTCCCCTTCGACCATGACGCCTATGTTCATTCAGAGGCCTCAAAGCCAGGTATGCAGTTTCTCATCCCTGCAGGCACGATACATGCCTCAGGAAGGAATCAGGTAATCCTTGAAATCGGGAGCCTTACGATTGGGTCCTATACATATAAAATGTACGATTATGTCAGGAAAGACCTTGACGGAAATCCAAGGCCAATCCATTCGATACAGGGGGATGCCGTACTGAAGCGAGAAAGGAAAGCCGCCTGGGTACGCAAGAATCTTATCCAGGAACCCCGAATTGTCAGAGAATCCCCAGAAGGCAAAGAAATTACCGTAGGCGAACATGACTTACTGTATTTCACCTTGAGAAACCTTTGTTTTTCCTCAAGGATGACCGACGATACAAAAGATCGCTTCCATGTACTTGTCCTTGTAGAGGGAGAGAAAGTATTGATACGGTCACTTGAGAACCCTGATAAGTTCTATGTTCAAAACTATATGGATATGATTGTCGTCCCCTCCTCTTTTGGGAAATACGAATTGATCAACCAAGGGGTCGGGAAGATTATCATCCACAAGACGATGCTGAGAGATGGATATGAACACATCGAACGATAG
- a CDS encoding ROK family protein, whose amino-acid sequence MNTSNDSCILALDAGGTTIKLGVVLKSGGCSELVDFQETPIQSSGSIGEIEEGYAKAIETGLSLASRHHLKLSGIAVSTPGPFDYETGISRMTHKYAAIYGQSVKKIIEQTTKDIPVRFMHDSSAFLLGEILDPRYRSFHTPAAIIIGTGLGFAIIKQGKLLLNASQGPGISIFRRPYKGKTAEDFVSKRGIMNLYTELGGSLCKTVREIDLEARKGDELCKKVFVQTGMHVGHIVAPLIQEQGIDCLILGGQIAKADRLLITPLSETLQTYSIDCFVCKAQTIDTAPLVGAAQLF is encoded by the coding sequence ATGAACACATCGAACGATAGCTGTATTTTGGCACTGGATGCCGGAGGGACAACAATCAAGCTAGGGGTAGTATTGAAATCCGGGGGCTGTTCAGAACTTGTTGATTTTCAAGAAACTCCGATACAGTCCTCTGGTTCGATAGGCGAAATCGAAGAAGGGTATGCAAAAGCCATCGAAACTGGGCTGAGCCTCGCGTCCCGGCATCACCTGAAACTTTCCGGGATTGCGGTGAGCACTCCCGGACCTTTCGACTACGAAACGGGAATCAGCCGCATGACCCATAAGTATGCAGCTATATACGGGCAATCTGTGAAGAAAATCATAGAGCAGACAACCAAGGATATCCCTGTCCGTTTCATGCATGATTCTTCGGCTTTCCTCCTTGGGGAGATACTTGACCCTCGGTACCGCTCTTTCCATACTCCCGCTGCAATTATAATCGGAACCGGTTTGGGATTCGCTATCATCAAACAAGGAAAGCTTCTGTTGAATGCGTCCCAAGGACCCGGGATTAGTATTTTCAGGCGGCCTTATAAAGGAAAAACCGCAGAGGATTTCGTTTCGAAACGGGGAATCATGAACCTGTACACCGAACTGGGAGGAAGTCTTTGTAAAACTGTCAGGGAAATAGACCTTGAAGCGAGAAAGGGAGATGAACTCTGCAAAAAGGTGTTCGTGCAAACCGGAATGCACGTAGGCCATATTGTGGCTCCCTTGATACAGGAACAAGGCATCGATTGCCTTATCCTCGGGGGACAGATTGCAAAAGCGGACAGGCTGCTCATTACGCCACTATCTGAGACTTTGCAAACATACTCAATTGATTGTTTTGTCTGTAAGGCACAAACTATTGACACAGCACCTTTAGTAGGCGCAGCACAACTCTTCTAA
- a CDS encoding MurR/RpiR family transcriptional regulator, which yields MTGCYIRIKDSLKSLAPKEQKVAEFILEFPEEAMHMSIGELAQTCATSNASVVRLCKSVGYSGFKELCRVLTEELNQQSSIVYEEIHPGDSIDAIVKNVCMSNMKAIESTLSLLDMQTLDRAVDALCKAPRIDFYGAGSSGLVAKDASNKFLRINKITLSNPDPHEQILAATSLRKDDVAVLLSYSGETRDTIETAEVVKATEATLITITKFGKSQLSEMADIKLFTSSSEAMIRSGPMGSRIGQLTMVDILYTAVSSRLYDEIKPYLDKTRLAAQRKHSGKN from the coding sequence ATGACCGGTTGTTATATTCGAATAAAGGATTCATTGAAATCGCTTGCCCCAAAAGAACAAAAAGTTGCTGAATTTATTCTTGAGTTTCCTGAAGAAGCTATGCATATGTCGATCGGGGAACTCGCACAGACGTGTGCGACGAGCAATGCATCGGTTGTTCGCCTATGCAAAAGTGTCGGGTATTCAGGGTTCAAGGAATTATGCAGGGTCCTGACTGAAGAGCTTAACCAACAAAGTTCCATTGTGTATGAAGAAATCCATCCAGGGGACAGCATAGATGCCATCGTAAAGAATGTATGCATGAGCAACATGAAAGCAATCGAGAGCACCCTATCATTACTCGATATGCAGACACTCGATCGAGCCGTAGATGCTCTGTGCAAAGCACCCCGTATAGATTTTTACGGTGCGGGCTCTTCCGGCCTTGTTGCAAAAGATGCAAGTAACAAGTTTCTCAGAATCAACAAGATAACACTTTCCAACCCAGACCCCCATGAACAAATCCTTGCAGCCACGAGTTTGCGCAAAGACGATGTTGCCGTTCTCCTCTCATATTCGGGCGAAACGAGGGATACCATAGAAACTGCAGAAGTAGTGAAAGCAACAGAAGCAACCCTTATAACCATTACAAAATTCGGAAAGTCACAACTTAGCGAAATGGCTGACATCAAGCTATTCACCTCCTCTTCCGAAGCCATGATCAGAAGTGGCCCCATGGGATCCCGAATCGGACAATTGACGATGGTCGATATTCTGTACACCGCAGTATCGAGTCGTCTGTATGATGAAATCAAACCGTATCTTGACAAGACCCGGTTGGCAGCACAACGAAAACATTCCGGGAAAAACTAA
- a CDS encoding aldose 1-epimerase translates to MATILFTHYKDIPGYRMEAGPYTAFICAARGANCISFAEHEANFLRTPNSFSELGENPNLYGMPLLFPPNRICNGMFFFGGNLYRFPINEPARGHHIHGFLSSTPFALDSMECDTQKASLSFCYEATIKEPYLSFPHAFKISLRYLLDQSGLHQLVQLENRSNRSMPAGLGFHTTFNACFLPHTEPSDYKIKVSVGEEIELDRTTIIPTGNYLPDSPLLHELGKKGLQFSDKAISNHFTCDKNLHESLLFHVPSGRALRYTTESQYTFWMLFNGGGNQGFICVEPQTWMVDAPNSPLAPDQTGFMVLEPGQSIQLESKLQGVTIPLI, encoded by the coding sequence ATGGCAACCATTCTATTCACCCACTACAAAGATATCCCAGGATATCGAATGGAAGCAGGGCCTTATACTGCTTTTATTTGTGCAGCTAGGGGGGCAAATTGTATTTCCTTTGCCGAACACGAGGCCAATTTCTTACGAACGCCGAATTCTTTTTCCGAATTGGGAGAAAATCCGAACCTCTATGGGATGCCACTCCTTTTCCCTCCAAATAGGATTTGCAACGGCATGTTCTTTTTTGGTGGCAACTTGTATCGGTTTCCGATCAACGAGCCAGCTAGGGGCCATCACATCCATGGATTTTTAAGTTCTACACCATTCGCCCTTGACTCCATGGAGTGTGATACTCAAAAGGCCTCTCTTTCTTTTTGCTATGAAGCCACTATAAAGGAACCCTACCTTTCATTTCCCCATGCGTTCAAAATAAGCCTGCGCTATCTGCTTGATCAATCAGGGCTCCACCAGCTTGTCCAGCTGGAAAACAGGAGCAACAGATCCATGCCTGCAGGTCTGGGATTTCATACTACCTTCAATGCTTGTTTTCTTCCCCATACAGAACCATCGGATTACAAAATCAAGGTATCGGTTGGCGAGGAAATCGAATTAGACCGAACTACAATCATTCCTACGGGAAACTATCTGCCTGACAGCCCGTTGCTGCATGAGCTTGGCAAAAAAGGACTCCAATTTTCAGATAAGGCTATCTCGAATCATTTTACCTGTGACAAGAACCTTCATGAGTCGTTGCTGTTCCATGTACCTTCCGGCAGGGCCCTTCGATACACGACAGAATCCCAGTATACATTCTGGATGCTCTTCAATGGAGGAGGAAATCAGGGCTTCATCTGTGTAGAGCCACAAACCTGGATGGTTGATGCACCTAATTCACCACTTGCGCCAGACCAAACAGGATTCATGGTACTTGAGCCTGGCCAATCAATCCAGCTGGAATCAAAGCTCCAAGGGGTAACGATTCCACTAATATAA